A region from the Brassica napus cultivar Da-Ae chromosome C8, Da-Ae, whole genome shotgun sequence genome encodes:
- the LOC111211502 gene encoding receptor for activated C kinase 1A-like, whose translation MAEGLVLKGTMRAHTDQVTAIATPIDNSDIIVSASRDKSIILWKLTKDDKSYGVAQRRLTGHSHFVEDVVLSSDGQFALSGSWDGELRLWDLAAGVSTRRFVGHTKDVLSVAFSLDNRQIVSASRDRTIKLWNTLGECKYTIAEGGEGHRDWVSCVRFSPNTLQPTIVSASWDKTVKVWNLANCKLRSTLAGHTGYVSTVAVSPDGSLCASGGKDGVVLLWDLAEGKKLYSLEANSVIHALCFSPNRYWLCAATEQGIKIWDLESKSVVEDLKVDLKAEAEKSDGSGTAGNKKKVIYCTSLNWSADGSTLFSGYTDGVIRVWGIGRY comes from the exons ATGGCGGAAGGACTCGTTTTAAAAGGCACCATGCGCGCGCACACCGACCAGGTCACCGCGATCGCCACCCCGATCGACAACTCCGACATCATCGTCTCAGCCTCCCGCGACAAATCCATCATCCTCTGGAAGCTCACCAAAGACGACAAATCCTACGGCGTAGCCCAGAGGCGCCTCACCGGCCACTCCCACTTCGTCGAGGACGTCGTTCTCTCCTCCGACGGCCAGTTCGCGCTCTCCGGAAGCTGGGACGGCGAGCTCCGTCTCTGGGACCTCGCCGCCGGCGTGTCGACTCGAAGATTCGTCGGACACACCAAAGACGTCCTCTCCGTGGCCTTCTCGCTCGACAACCGTCAGATCGTGTCGGCCTCTCGTGACCGTACGATCAAGCTCTGGAACACTCTCGGTGAGTGTAAGTACACCATCGCGGAAGGAGGTGAGGGGCACCGCGACTGGGTGAGCTGCGTTAGGTTCAGTCCCAACACGCTTCAGCCGACGATTGTGTCGGCGTCGTGGGACAAGACGGTGAAAGTTTGGAACTTGGCGAACTGTAAGCTTAGGTCGACTCTTGCGGGGCACACTGGGTATGTTAGCACTGTTGCTGTTTCGCCTGATGGTTCTTTGTGTGCTAGTGGAGGGAAAGATGGTGTGGTGTTGTTGTGGGATTTGGCTGAGGGGAAGAAGCTTTACTCTCTTGAAGCGAACTCTGTGATCCACGCGCTCTGCTTTAGTCCGAATAGGTACTGGCTTTGTGCTGCGACTGAGCAGGGGATTAAGATTTGGGATCTTGAGAGTAAGAGTGTTGTTGAGGATTTGAAGGTTGATCTTAAGGCTGAGGCTGAGAAGTCTGATGGAAGTGGTACTGCTGGCAACAAAAAGAAG GTTATTTACTGCACCAGCCTGAACTGGAGTGCGGATGGAAGCACCTTGTTCAGTGGTTATACCGATGGAGTTATCAGAGTTTGGGGTATTGGCCGCTACTAG
- the LOC106362796 gene encoding uncharacterized protein LOC106362796: protein MVQDAARQAAQEALQQIAQEAARQAAQEAARVAAQEVACHMAAVQQGPQVQVQQGPQIWVQQVPLVQVQQDQQGPVQQFAHGVQDLPPPPPRPHVYPVYDERFYRLTCQMRNMEMEHFSGTVDAVAAHDWKLALQRKLEIIECPPELSLRLTIQYLRGDALIWWEGIRLSHFGPGRLTFADFIREFDRKYFPKEAMDRKKCEFEHVSQGKMSIREYEVVFNQFRRFAGEGILEEDLMRKFLNGMRVEIRNRCRVATYHRLGDLVEKAAEQEAGLAEEQKYTKADQPKFGGTSEAQQRTWDKPSIQCFYCGKMGHKSRVCRSRLFNAQVAPPAAAAAPVVDVRNCFGCNQPGHIFRDYPRRDNAALPPPPKRLAIAPHVFTVGDPQGAEPIAGETDEQE, encoded by the exons ATGGTTCAGGATGCCGCTAGACAGGCCGCTCAGGAGGCACTTCAGCAGATTGCCCAGGAGGCAGCCAGGCAGGCCGCTCAGGAGGCCGCCCGAGTAGCTGCTCAGGAGGTTGCATGTCATATGGCTGCCGTTCAGCAGGGTCCTCAGGTTCAGGTGCAGCAGGGTCCGCAGATTTGGGTTCAGCAAGTTCCACTGGTTCAGGTCCAACAGGATCAGCAGGGTCCAGTTCAGCAGTTTGCTCATGGTGTTCAGGatctaccaccaccaccaccgcgacCTCATGTTTACCCGGTTTATGATGAGAGGTTCTACAGGCTGACATGTCAGATGAGAAACATGGAGATGGAGCATTTTAGCGGAACAGTGGATGCTGTAGCTGCACATGATTGGAAGTTAGCCTTGCAGCGGAAGCTGGAGATTATTGAGTGTCCACCAGAGTTGTCGCTCAGATTGACTATACAATACCTTcgtggagatgctcttatatgGTGGGAGGGAATACGATTGAGTCACTTTGGGCCAGGGAGGCTTACCTTTGCAGACTTCATCCGAGAGTTCGATAGGAAATACTTTCCGAAGGAAGCTATGGATAGGAAGAAATGCGAGTTCGAGCATGTAAGTCAGGGTAAGATGTCTATCAGGGAGTATGAGGTTGTGTTTAACCAATTTCGCAGGTTTGCTGGAGAGGGCATTTTAGAGGAAGACCTGATGAGGAAATTTCTGAATGGGATGCGAGTAGAGATTCGCAACAGGTGCCGTGTCGCCACTTATCACAGATTGGGAGACTTGGTGGAGAAAGCTGCCGAGCAGGAGGCAGGTTTGGCAGAGGAGCAGAAGTACACCAAGGCAGATCAGCCTAAGTTTGGAGGGACTTCAGAGGCACAGCAGAGGACATGGGACAAACCGAGCATACAATGCTTTTATTGTGGAAAGATGGGACATAAGAGTAGGGTTTGTCGGAGTAGGCTATTTAATGCCCAGGTTGCGCCACCAGCAGCGGCAGCAGCACCAGTAGTGGATGTTAGGAACTGTTTTGGTTGTAACCAGCCAGGTCACATTTTCAGAGACTATCCGAGGAGGGATAATGCAGCGCTTCCACCACCACCGAAGCGTTTAGCCATCGCTCCACATGTGTTTACAGTTGGAGATCCCCAGGGAGCTGAGCCGATAGCGG gtgagaccgacgagcaggagtga
- the LOC106383759 gene encoding LOW QUALITY PROTEIN: mitogen-activated protein kinase 8 (The sequence of the model RefSeq protein was modified relative to this genomic sequence to represent the inferred CDS: inserted 1 base in 1 codon): MGGGGNLVDGVRRWLFHRPSSSSFNDKHETIVLKSDTFSNPDQSGVSNELILVTEDLDFSGLKLIKVPKRNHLPIDPQKKGVQETEFFTEYGEANRYEVQEVVGKGSYGVVAVASALDTHTGERVAIKKINDVFDHVSDATRXRLLRHPDVVEIKHIMLPHSRREFRDIYVVFELMESDLHQVIKANDDLTPKHYQFFLYQLLSGLKYVHAANVFHRDLKPKNILANADCKLKICDFELARVSFNDALTAIFWTDYVATRWYCAPELCGSFFSKYTPAIDIWSVGCIFAEMLLGKPLFPGKNVVHQLDLMTDFLGTPPPESISKIRNEKARRYLSSMREKQPVPFSHKFLKADPLALRLLERLLAFDPKDRASAEDAVSDPYFSGLSNSEREPSTQPISKLEFDFERKKLNKDDVRELIYREILEYHPQMLEEYKRGGDQLSFLYPSGVDRFKRQFAYLEENQGKPGAGGGRSTALHRHHASLPR; encoded by the exons ATGGGTGGTGGTGGAAATCTCGTTGACGGTGTTCGTCGTTGGCTTTTTCAtcgtccttcttcttcttctttcaatGATAAACACGAAACTATTGTTCTAAAGTCTGATACTTTTTCTAATCCCGATCAATCTGGAGTTTCGAATGAGCTTATTCTCGTTACTGAAGATCTCGATTTCTCTGGGCTAAAGCTTATTAAGGTTCCGAAACGTAATCACTTACCCATAGATCCTCAAAAGAAG GGTGTGCAAGAGACTGAGTTCTTCACGGAGTACGGAGAAGCAAACAGGTACGAGGTTCAAGAAGTCGTTGGCAAAGGAAGCTACGGCGTTGTGGCTGTGGCTTCCGCTCTAGACACACACACTGGTGAAAGAGTCGCCATCAAGAAGATAAACGATGTGTTTGACCATGTCTCCGACGCAACCA TGCGGCTGCTTCGTCATCCAGATGTTGTGGAGATTAAACACATCATGCTACCTCATTCCCGCAGAGAGTTCCGTGATATCTACGTTGTCTTTGAGTTGATGGAGTCTGATCTCCATCAAGTGATTAAGGCTAACGATGATCTGACTCCTAAGCATTATCAGTTCTTCTTGTACCAGCTTCTCAGTGGTCTGAAGTATGTTCACGCAG ctaaTGTGTTTCATAGAGATTTGAAACCAAAGAATATTCTAGCTAATGCTGATTGCAAACTGAAGATCTGTGATTTTGAACTCGCTCGTGTTTCTTTCAACGATGCCCTGACCGCTATATTTTGGACT GATTATGTAGCTACTCGGTGGTATTGTGCCCCTGAACTCTGTGGATCGTTTTTCTCCAAA TATACACCTGCGATTGATATATGGAGTGTTGGTTGCATTTTTGCTGAAATGCTATTGGGAAAGCCTTTGTTTCCCGGCAAAAACGTGGTGCACCAATTGGATCTTATGACTGACTTTCTCGGCACTCCACCGCCTGAGTCCATTTCAAAA ATTAGAAATGAAAAGGCGAGGAGATACCTTAGCAGCATGAGGGAAAAACAGCCGGTTCCTTTCTCTCATAAGTTCCTTAAAGCTGATCCTTTGGCTCTTCGCCTTCTTGAACGCCTTCTTGCATTTGATCCTAAAGATCGTGCATCAGCTGAAGAT gcAGTGTCTGATCCATACTTCAGTGGTTTGTCGAACTCAGAGCGTGAACCATCAACGCAGCCAATTTCAAAGCTTGAGTTTGATTTTGAGAGAAAGAAGTTAAACAAAGATGATGTCAGAGAATTAATCTACCGAGAG ATATTGGAGTATCATCCTCAGATGTTGGAGGAATACAAGCGCGGTGGTGATCAGCTTAGCTTCTTGTACCCTAG TGGGGTTGATAGGTTTAAGAGGCAATTTGCTTATCTTGAAGAAAATCAAGGTAAACCAGGAgcaggaggaggaagaagtaCTGCACTTCATAGACATCATGCTTCCTTGCCAAGGTAA
- the LOC106387653 gene encoding laccase-1, giving the protein MKTFGFLMISTFLVLFATLLPYSSASTTRRFHFNVEWKKVTRLCHTKQLLTVNGQYPGPAVVVNEGDTVEIKVTNRIAHNTTIHWHGLRQYRSGWADGPAYITQCPIRSKQSYTYRFKVEDQRGTLLWHAHHSWQRASVYGAFIIYPRQPYPFSGSHIQSEIPIILGEWWNDDVDKVEKQMLKTGAGAKVSDAYTLNGLPGPLYPCSTKDTFTANVDAGKTYILRIINAALNNELFFAISNHTLTVVEVDAVYTKPVHTKAIMIAPGQTTTLLLRTNHLSDGEFLIAATPYVTSVFPFNNSTTVGFLRYNKSKPVNHLNRRRLITTLSTRSVLPDMLDTKFATRFSDSIKSLGSAEYPCKVPTAIDKRVITTISLNLQNCPDNQTCSGYDGKRFFASMNNVSFIRPPISILESYYKKKSRGVFTLDFPEKPPSRFDFTGVDPVSENMNTEFGTKLFEVDFGARLEIVFQGTSFLNIENHPLHVHGHNFFVVGRGFGNFDEEKDPEKYNLVDPPERNTIAVPTGGWAAIRINADNPGVWFIHCHLEQHTSWGLAMGFIVKDGPLPSQTLLRPPRDLPKC; this is encoded by the exons ATGAAGACTTTCGGATTTCTAATGATTTCGACCTTTCTGGTTCTCTTTGCAACTCTTCTCCCTTATTCTTCGGCTTCAACCACCCGTCGATTTCACTTTAAT GTCGAGTGGAAGAAGGTAACTAGGCTGTGCCACACGAAGCAACTTTTAACGGTGAACGGACAATACCCTGGGCCGGCGGTGGTGGTTAACGAAGGTGACACCGTAGAAATCAAAGTGACTAACCGGATTGCTCACAATACAACTATTCATtg GCATGGGTTAAGGCAATACCGGAGCGGTTGGGCTGATGGACCGGCTTACATTACGCAGTGTCCTATACGATCGAAACAATCATATACATATAGGTTCAAAGTGGAAGACCAAAGAGGCACACTCCTTTGGCATGCACATCACTCATGGCAACGCGCCTCCGTCTACGGTGCCTTCATCATCTATCCGAGGCAGCCTTACCCATTCTCCGGCAGCCACATCCAGTCCGAAATTCCCATTATACTCG GTGAATGGTGGAATGATGACGTAGACAAGGTGGAGAAGCAGATGTTGAAAACAGGAGCTGGTGCCAAAGTTTCCGACGCTTACACGCTTAACGGCCTTCCCGGTCCACTTTATCCTTGCTCTACCAAAG ATACTTTCACCGCGAACGTGGACGCGGGAAAAACATACATCCTCCGCATAATCAACGCTGCTCTAAACAACGAACTCTTCTTCGCTATATCAAACCACACACTAACCGTAGTCGAAGTCGACGCGGTTTACACCAAACCGGTTCATACCAAAGCAATCATGATCGCTCCCGGTCAAACCACCACCCTCCTCCTCCGCACCAACCACCTCTCCGACGGAGAATTTCTCATAGCCGCAACTCCTTATGTCACTTCCGTCTTCCCCTTCAACAACTCCACCACCGTCGGCTTCCTCCGTTACAACAAGAGTAAACCGGTTAACCATCTAAACCGACGCCGGTTAATAACGACGCTATCCACACGCTCGGTCCTCCCCGACATGCTGGACACGAAGTTCGCGACGAGATTCTCCGACAGCATCAAGAGCCTCGGGTCGGCCGAGTACCCGTGCAAAGTCCCCACGGCGATCGACAAGCGCGTGATCACCACGATCAGCCTCAACCTCCAAAACTGCCCGGACAATCAAACCTGCTCCGGATACGACGGGAAGAGATTCTTCGCGTCGATGAACAACGTCTCGTTCATCAGACCTCCTATCTCAATCCTGGAGAGCTACTACAAGAAAAAGAGCAGAGGGGTGTTCACGCTCGACTTCCCGGAGAAGCCTCCGAGCAGATTCGACTTCACGGGAGTCGACCCCGTGTCGGAGAACATGAACACCGAGTTCGGAACCAAGCTGTTCGAAGTGGACTTCGGTGCGAGGTTGGAGATTGTGTTCCAGGGGACgagttttttaaatattgagAACCATCCGTTACATGTGCACGGACACAACTTCTTCGTTGTCGGAAGAGGGTTCGGAAACTTCGACGAGGAGAAGGATCCGGAGAAGTATAACTTGGTGGATCCGCCGGAGAGGAACACGATCGCGGTGCCGACGGGAGGATGGGCGGCGATTAGGATAAACGCGGATAATCCTGGAGTTTGGTTTATTCACTGTCATCTCGAGCAGCATACCTCGTGGGGATTGGCTATGGGCTTTATCGTTAAAGATGGGCCTCTTCCTTCGCAGACTCTGCTTCGTCCTCCTCGTGATCTTCCCAAGTGTTGA
- the LOC106387654 gene encoding exonuclease 1, whose translation MGIKDLLRFMKPYILPIHIQKYAGTRVGIDAYSWLHKGAYSCSMELCLDTDGKKKLRYIDYFMHRISLLQHYEITPVVVLDGGHMPCKAATGDERQRKRKANFDAAMVKLKEGNVKAAVEFFQRAVSVTSSMAHQLIQVLKSENVEFIVAPYEADAQLAYLSSLELEQGGIAAVITEDSDLLAYGCKAVIFKMDRYGKGEELILDNVFQAADQKPSFQNFDQELFTAMCVLAGCDFLPSVPGVGISRAHGFISKYQSVERVLSVLKTKKGKLVPEDYSSTLMEAVSVFQYARVYDFHGKKLKHLKPLSQNLMDLPVEQLEFLGPDLSPSVAAAIAEGKVDPITMEAFNRFSVSGRQMKTPVQSFKEQEKRSSFLLLPLSESEERINLKRSADEAIIGPESVLEEPKYSKQDLDLHKLVSQQPNKDHMIIPTSNPSLAPDNNPFKIRKTDEINMEEYGLQELKVSFGTNGEAMDVTYSPNSKEHDCSGDQKDVTIDLSKLDDSVIKQNSEKIREKESSVDSEDVVEIQGHVNITTKRVRGAKPRAESFKVKTSFRSSEDKKAKINKKSSILDFFHRL comes from the exons ATGGGGATAAAGGATCTCCTCAGATTCATGAAGCCATACATTCTCCCCATTCACATCCAGAAATACGCCGGAACACGA GTGGGAATCGATGCGTATTCATGGCTACACAAAGGAG cATACTCATGCAGTATGGAGCTGTGTTTAGACACTGATGGGAAGAAGAAGCTCAGATACATTGATTACTTCATGCACAGAATCAGTCTTCTTCAACACTATGAGATTACCCCTGTCGTTGTTCTCGACGGTGGTCATATGCCCTGCAAGGCTGCCACTGGTGACGAACGCCAAAG GAAGCGAAAGGCAAACTTTGATGCTGCAATGGTGAAGCTTAAAGAAGGGAATGTCAAAGCAGCTGTTGAGTTCTTCCAG AGAGCCGTTAGTGTAACATCATCCATGGCTCATCAATTGATTCAG GTTCTGAAATCAGAAAACGTTGAATTTATCGTAGCTCCGTATGAGGCTGATGCTCAGCTAGCATACCTATCCAGCCTCGAACTGGAACAAGGCGGGATTGCTGCTGTTATAACCGAGGACAGCGATTTACTTGCCTATGGCTGCAAAGCT GTTATCTTTAAGATGGACCGGTATGGCAAAGGGGAGGAACTGATTCTAGATAATGTTTTTCAAGCCGCTGATCAAAAACCCTCTTTCCAGAACTTTGATCAAGAGCTATTCACTG CAATGTGCGTACTAGCCGGATGTGATTTTCTGCCCTCTGTTCCTGGTGTTGGCATCTCGAGAGCTCATGGATTCATCTCCAAGTACCAGAGTGTTGAACGT GTTTTGTCAGTTCTCAAGACAAAAAAGGGTAAACTAGTTCCTGAGGATTACTCCAGCACCTTGATGGAAGCAGTTTCAGTTTTCCAGTATGCTCGTGT ATATGACTTTCATGGTAAGAAGCTCAAGCACTTGAAACCCCTCTCGCAGAACCTCATGGACTTACCAGTTGAACAACTTGAGTTCCTGGGACC AGATCTCTCACCATCTGTTGCTGCTGCAATTGCTGAAGGGAAAGTTGATCCCATAACCATGGAGGCATTTAACCGCTTCTCGGTTTCCGGGAGACAGATGAAGACACCTGTTCAATCATTCAAGGAACAGGAAAAGAGAAGCTCCTTTTTGTTATTGCCTTTGTCTGAAAGCGAGGAAAGAATAAATCTCAAAAGGAGTGCAGATGAAGCTATAATCGGTCCAGAAAGTGTTCTGGAGGAGCCAAAGTACTCCAAACAAGATTTAGATCTACACAAACTGGTGTCGCAGCAGCCTAACAAGGATCATATGATTATCCCGACCAGCAATCCCTCACTGGCTCCGGATAACAACCCATTCAAGATCAGAAAAACTGATGAAATCAACATGGAAGAGTATGGTTTGCAAGAACTCAAGGTTTCTTTTGGGACCAACGGTGAAGCAATGGATGTTACTTATTCACCAAACTCTAAGGAGCACGATTGCTCAGGGGATCAAAAGGATGTTACAATCGATTTGTCCAAGCTTGATGATTCTGTAATCAAACAGAACTCTGAGAAGATCAGAGAGAAGGAAAGTTCTGTGGATTCAGAAGATGTAGTTGAGATTCAAGGTCATGTGAACATAACCACAAAGAGAGTCCGTGGAGCAAAACCTAGAGCTGAGAGTTTCAAAGTGAAAACAAGCTTTAGAAGCTCAGAGGACAAGAAGGCTAAGATCAACAAGAAAAGCAGTATATTAGATTTCTTTCATCGATTGTAA